The Arctopsyche grandis isolate Sample6627 chromosome 10, ASM5162203v2, whole genome shotgun sequence genome window below encodes:
- the PRL-1 gene encoding protein-tyrosine phosphatase 4A family member PRL-1, with translation MRQTDIRPAPALIEFKGMKFLITDRPSDHTINSYIKELKKHKVCTVVRVCEPSYEVSPLLTEGIQVKDLAYEDGTFPPTQVVEEWFETLRQKAQDQPDSSVAVHCVAGLGRAPVMVAIALMELGLKYEEAVEMIRDKRRGAINAKQLQFLEKYRPKSRLKHKNGHKNSCCVQ, from the exons atgagGCAAACAGATATCAGGCCGGCTCCCGCCCTTATCGAATTCAAAGGAATGAAATTCCTCATCACGGATCGTCCCTCAGACCACACAATCAATTCTTATATAAAG GAACTGAAAAAACACAAGGTTTGCACAGTTGTGCGAGTATGCGAACCCAGTTATGAAGTATCGCCACTTCTTACTGAAGGTATTCAAGTGAAAGATCTAGCTTACGAGGATGGTACTTTTCCTCCCACTCAGGTAGTTGAAGAGTGGTTTGAAACTCTGAGGCAAAA GGCTCAGGATCAACCCGATTCATCTGTAGCAGTACACTGTGTAGCAGGACTTGGTCGTGCTCCTGTCATGGTTGCTATTGCTCTCATGGAGCTTGGACTAAAATACGAAGAAGCAGTAGAAATGATCAGAGA cAAACGACGTGGTGCAATTAATGCAAAGCAGTTGCAATTTCTTGAAAAATATCGGCCAAAATCTCGGTTGAAGCACAAAAATGGCCATAAGAACTCTTGCTGTGTCCAGTAA
- the LOC143918430 gene encoding proteasome inhibitor PI31 subunit-like isoform X1, protein MVEIFGWELLYDGIKDEITKKCEILLVFVHWILISNGAKCLGCNNILELKNSEKKSGRETLPDGWNHKKDKYTLRYVINNRLFILYGVDCDEIFLLNWLNVSRKVTANVVINIESTVKSLSGPLDVILPDYQEEIYNLNKNLFGVIYESKTKCKEIQTQMKRSPQLAVLSSARRFHEILRTA, encoded by the exons atgGTTGAAATTTTCGGCTGGGAGTTACTTTACGATGGTATTAAAGACgaaatcacaaaaaaatgtgaaatactTTTAGTATTTGTTCACTGGATTTTAATCAGTAATGGTGCCAAATGCTTGGGATGTAAT AACATATTAGAATtgaaaaatagtgaaaaaaaatctgGAAGAGAAACGTTGCCAGATGGTTGGAATCATAAAAAAGACAAATACACACTCAGATATGTTATCAACAATCGACTATTTATTCTTTACGGTGTGGACTGTGACGAAATATTTCTATTGAATTGGCTG aaTGTATCTAGAAAAGTCACTGCAAATGTGgttataaatattgaatcaaCAGTGAAATCATTGAGTGGTCCTCTTGATGTCATTTTACCTGATTACCAAGAagaaatttacaatttaaataaaaacctaTTCGGAGTTATATATGAAAGTAAAACAAAATGTAAAGAAATCCAAACACAAA TGAAGCGTTCACCCCAGCTCGCAGTTTTGTCATCCGCTCGCCGCTTCCACGAAATATTACGCACGGCCTGA
- the LOC143918430 gene encoding proteasome inhibitor PI31 subunit-like isoform X2, with translation MVEIFGWELLYDGIKDEITKKCEILLVFVHWILISNGAKCLGCNNILELKNSEKKSGRETLPDGWNHKKDKYTLRYVINNRLFILYGVDCDEIFLLNWLNVSRKVTANVVINIESTVKSLSGPLDVILPDYQEEIYNLNKNLFGVIYESKTKCKEIQTQRAVVPVAAGEHLHWELSNFKK, from the exons atgGTTGAAATTTTCGGCTGGGAGTTACTTTACGATGGTATTAAAGACgaaatcacaaaaaaatgtgaaatactTTTAGTATTTGTTCACTGGATTTTAATCAGTAATGGTGCCAAATGCTTGGGATGTAAT AACATATTAGAATtgaaaaatagtgaaaaaaaatctgGAAGAGAAACGTTGCCAGATGGTTGGAATCATAAAAAAGACAAATACACACTCAGATATGTTATCAACAATCGACTATTTATTCTTTACGGTGTGGACTGTGACGAAATATTTCTATTGAATTGGCTG aaTGTATCTAGAAAAGTCACTGCAAATGTGgttataaatattgaatcaaCAGTGAAATCATTGAGTGGTCCTCTTGATGTCATTTTACCTGATTACCAAGAagaaatttacaatttaaataaaaacctaTTCGGAGTTATATATGAAAGTAAAACAAAATGTAAAGAAATCCAAACACAAA GGGCGGTTGTACCAGTGGCGGCTGGTGAACATTTACACTGGGAGTTAAGtaatttcaaaaaatga